In the Anaerolineae bacterium genome, AGCCGCTCGTGGCGAGACCGATTCAAGTTTGCATTGATTCCGACCACCATAGCCCTCATGGTGGTAGCTCTCATGGAACACGGAAAACATGGAATAGAAGCCCTCCTGGGAGTAGACTTTCCGGGAGGAGCCGACAGGCGTTGGTTTGTGCCTCTGCGTCAGCCTGAGACGGAGTGGGAACATTACACCATGTTCTCGTGGGGTCACCTGGTGGACATCGTAAATGAACAATTGCTCGTTGCCCCGTTTGGGCTTATCCTTATCGCCCTTCTGGCGAAGGAAGGATTTCGGAGAGTGCAAGGAGAAGAGAGAAAAATTTTGTTCTTCCTGAGCCTCGCCTCCGCCTTCTACCTTCTTTTCACCTGGACCTGGAATCCAGATTATGGAGGACGCAAGGATTGGGATTTATTTGCCTGTGTGGGAATACCGCTAAACGTGCTGGCCGCCTTCATGGCCACGCGAGTCTGGAACAGGGAAAAGATTAAAGAAAATGGCTTCCTCATCGTAGCAGCCTCTTTTATTCATACCGCTTTCTGGGTGTATTTTAACTTCAGCGGGGGCTAAGCCCTGTTCCCAATCATTCCAGGGAGCTGCGCCCACATGCAATTCTCCCCGAGAGGGGCTCATAGCTTTGGAGGACTCCTAAGCCCATGGTAGCACAGGGCTTAAAGAGCACATTAACGGCCCCGGTGGCCCCGCGCCAAAGCTTGCTTCCTGAAAGGGAATTGTGGTAAAATATTATTGCACTTTGAGCCCCTGTAGCTCAACAGGACAGAGCAGCGGCCTTCTAAGCCGTTGGTTGCAGGTTCGAGTCCTGCCAGGGGCGTTATATTTTGTTTATGAGGCGTGTAATGCGTGGGATTTACATCGCTATTGAAGGCCCGATAGGCGTGGGTAAAACCGCCCTGGCGAGGCTTATCCAGCCCTACTTCAACGCTCAGCTTCTACTGGAGGTCTTTGAAGAAAACCCCTTTCTGGAAAAATTTTACCAGGACCGCGAACGATATGCCTTTCAAACCGAGCTGTTTTTCCTCCTGAACCGCTACCACCAGCAGCAGGAAATCGTCTCGGATGCCTTAACCAGAGGTAACCTTATAAGCGACTACACTTTCGTTAAAAACAAACTTTTTGCCTCCCTTAACCTAAAAGGCGAAGAGCTTAACCTCTACGAGCAGCTTTACCGCATCCTATCTCAGAAAATAATCGTCCCTGATCTAATTTGCCTCCTCCAGGCCAGCACTGATGTCCTTATGGAAAGGATTGCCTTCAGGGACCGCCCCTACGAGCGGAACATGGACCGGGACTACATCCACCGCCTCAGGGTGGCCTACGATGAGTTTTTCTCCTCTTACGATGAAGCGCCAGTGCTCCGGATAGAAACCGATGAACTGAATTTTATCCGGAAGAGAGAGGATCTGGAGCTGGTAGTGGGGATGATAAACTCAGCTTTGAAGCACAAAACCCTTGAGAAACCTCCCCCTTTCCCTTTAGAGGGCGGAAAATGAAAAGGTTTATCGCAGTGGCTGGGAATATAGGAGCTGGAAAATCCTCCCTCACCAGACTTCTGAGCGAGAGACTCGGGTGGGAACCTTTCTATGAAGTGGCCGATGAGAACCCTTATCTCCTGGAAGTTTACCAAGACATGGCTCGCTGGTGTTTCCACTCGGAAATCTTCTTCTTAGCCCGCAAGCTCCACCATTACTGCCTGCTCCTGAAAACCCCATCGTCTGTAATCCAGGACCGCACTATCTACGAAGATGCTGAAGTTTTTGTGGAAAACTTTTACCGCGAAGGACTAATGAGCGAACGAGACTATCGGACTTACCGTCAGCTTTACGAAGCTGTAATTTCCATCCTCCCTCCACCGGATCTGGTCATCTACTTGCAAGCATCGATCCCAACCCTTGAAAAACGCATCGCCATGCGAGGCAGGGATTACGAGAAGAAAATCCCCAGGGAATACCTGGAAAAGCTAAACAACCTCTACGAAGAATGGATAGAGCGCTATAACCTGAGCCCGGTCCTAAAGGTTCCGGCTGATCGCCTTGACTTTGTCCACTCCAGCCGACACCTTGACCTTATTGTTGAAAAGATCCTGGAAAAATTGCAGAGCAAAGAAGTGGTAAACTTTGACGACCTGGAGGGATAAAGGTGAGGAAGCTGGAGGCTTTTGCGCGCGAACTTGTGGAAACTGTGCTTTTGAGCCTGGTCCTCTTCTTCCTGATAAGGACGGGGGTTGAGAACTACAAAGTTTACGGCTCCAGCATGGAGCCTAACTTTTACGAAGGCGAATATATAATGGTCAACCGCCTTTCCTACTACTTTCACCCACCTCAGCGCGGTGACGTGATCGTATTCCGTTACCCCAAGGACTTCCGGCGAACCTTCATAAAAAGGATCATAGGGCTCCCCGGCGAGACTGTGGAAATCAAATGGGGCAAGGTGTACATAAACGGCAAACCTTTAAATGAGCCTTACCCCTTAGCAGAGGCAACTTACTCCTGGGGCCCCACCACCGTAGGCCCCGATGAAGTTTTCGTTTTAGGTGACAACAGGAATTTCTCTTCCGATTCTCACAACTGGGGGATGTTACCCATCCGTTACATAGTGGGTAAAGCCTGGTTCTGCTACTGGCCCCCAGACCGCTGGCGGATAATCCCTTCATACAAAGAGAGCCTTTTCTTGAGCCCAATACCCCTCCCGGAGGTGAAAGAATGAAATTAAGCCCTTTGGAGCTCGCCCAATTCTTTGATCATACCCTTCTCAAGCCTGAAGCAAATCAGGCTCAAATCGAAAAGCTTTGTCAGGAAGCCCTCCGGTATGGCTTTTTCGCTGTATGCATTAACCCGAGCTATGTCCCCTTAGCCGTTTCCATCCTTAAAGGGACGAAAGTAAAGGTTTGCAGCGTTGTTGGGTTCCCCCTTGGTGCTACCTTGCCGGAAGTGAAGGCGTTTGAAGCTGAAAAAATTATAGCCATGGGGGCAGAAGAAATTGATATGGTGATGAACATAGGGGCTATGAAGAGCGGCAATTACGCCCTGGTCCGCGAAGATATAGCCAGTGTAGTAGCGGTTGCTCGCAGGGCTGGGGCTCTGGTTAAGGTGATTTTGGAGACAGCCCTTCTAGATCCCGATGAAAAAATTATGGCTTGCAAGCTGGCTGTGGAAGCTGGCGCAGATTTTGTAAAAACCTCAACGGGTTTTGGGCCAGGGGGAGCAACGGTGGAAGATGTGCGCCTTATGCGCGAAACGGTGGGAGAAAAAATAGGGGTCAAAGCGGCAGGTGGTATTTCCACCCTTGAACAGGCTCTGGCTATGATAGAAGCTGGCGCAAACCGCATAGGCGCCAGTCGCAGCGTAAAGATAATCCAGGAAGCAGAGGAAGCCTGGAAAATCCATGAGCAAAGCCTTTAAATTGAGGATAACCTTCTCCCAAACCGGCCATCTCAGGTATATCTCTCACCTGGACTTAATAAAGCTGTGGGAGAGGTTGCTGAGGAGGGCAGCAATCCCTCTGGCTTACTCCCATGGCTTCACTCCACATCCTAAAATAACCGTGGCTTCCCCCCTTCCGGTTGGGTTTGAAGGGCTTGAGGAAGTAATGGATATTGCCTTAACCTCTTTCCTCTCGCCGGAAGAGTTCCTGGCGAAGGTTAAACCCCACCTCCCCAGCGGTCTGAATATAATCCGCGTTGAAGTAGCTAAGGATGAACCTATCTCCCTCCCCCAATTGTTGACAGCCTCAGAATACCTGGTAATCCTGCCCGAATGCAAGGATAAAGAAAAGCTGGCTCAGGATGTGGAAGAATTAATGAACAAAAGCTCTCTACCATTCCGGCGCGAAAAGGGAGGAAAAGTCCGCGAATACGACCTGAGGCCCATGATAAAGGGACTGAAAGTAATAGAGAGCGATGAGCCTGGGTGTGCTTTGTGGATGCTCCTTGAGACAAGCCCGTCGGCTACCGCAAGACCGGAAGACGTGCTCAAAGCTTTGGGGTTTGATGGATATGCCAGAGTGAAACGCTTAAAACTCCATTTAAGGGAGGAAATGAACCATGGCTCTAAAACCACTGGGGAAAATCGGAATTGATGTAAATGAGCCAACCCTGCAAAACGGTTTGCCAGCCCCACAGCTGGAAAAACCAGAAATAATAGCTCACACCCAAGCCTATTTTGTCCGCCTGAATTTCATCCTGAGGCCCTGGCAGGACCCCAAGGACCGGGGATTTATCTCCACCTACGAAAAAATAATTGACAAACTAACCGAAAGAGGAATTGCTATATATGCCCTTGTAGGCTCCCAGGCCACCCCTGTGCCCGATATGGGCGATATCCTCAGGGAGCCTGTTCCATCCTCAGCGGCCGAGGAGTGGATAAACCTGTATGTAAATTGCTTCAAGACCATCGTTGAACATTTCCACGACCGCGTATGGGTTTTTGAAAGCTTTAACGAGCCCAA is a window encoding:
- the lepB gene encoding signal peptidase I encodes the protein MRKLEAFARELVETVLLSLVLFFLIRTGVENYKVYGSSMEPNFYEGEYIMVNRLSYYFHPPQRGDVIVFRYPKDFRRTFIKRIIGLPGETVEIKWGKVYINGKPLNEPYPLAEATYSWGPTTVGPDEVFVLGDNRNFSSDSHNWGMLPIRYIVGKAWFCYWPPDRWRIIPSYKESLFLSPIPLPEVKE
- a CDS encoding deoxynucleoside kinase; translation: MKRFIAVAGNIGAGKSSLTRLLSERLGWEPFYEVADENPYLLEVYQDMARWCFHSEIFFLARKLHHYCLLLKTPSSVIQDRTIYEDAEVFVENFYREGLMSERDYRTYRQLYEAVISILPPPDLVIYLQASIPTLEKRIAMRGRDYEKKIPREYLEKLNNLYEEWIERYNLSPVLKVPADRLDFVHSSRHLDLIVEKILEKLQSKEVVNFDDLEG
- the deoC gene encoding deoxyribose-phosphate aldolase; its protein translation is MELAQFFDHTLLKPEANQAQIEKLCQEALRYGFFAVCINPSYVPLAVSILKGTKVKVCSVVGFPLGATLPEVKAFEAEKIIAMGAEEIDMVMNIGAMKSGNYALVREDIASVVAVARRAGALVKVILETALLDPDEKIMACKLAVEAGADFVKTSTGFGPGGATVEDVRLMRETVGEKIGVKAAGGISTLEQALAMIEAGANRIGASRSVKIIQEAEEAWKIHEQSL
- a CDS encoding TIGR03936 family radical SAM-associated protein; the encoded protein is MSKAFKLRITFSQTGHLRYISHLDLIKLWERLLRRAAIPLAYSHGFTPHPKITVASPLPVGFEGLEEVMDIALTSFLSPEEFLAKVKPHLPSGLNIIRVEVAKDEPISLPQLLTASEYLVILPECKDKEKLAQDVEELMNKSSLPFRREKGGKVREYDLRPMIKGLKVIESDEPGCALWMLLETSPSATARPEDVLKALGFDGYARVKRLKLHLREEMNHGSKTTGENRN
- a CDS encoding deoxynucleoside kinase, whose amino-acid sequence is MRGIYIAIEGPIGVGKTALARLIQPYFNAQLLLEVFEENPFLEKFYQDRERYAFQTELFFLLNRYHQQQEIVSDALTRGNLISDYTFVKNKLFASLNLKGEELNLYEQLYRILSQKIIVPDLICLLQASTDVLMERIAFRDRPYERNMDRDYIHRLRVAYDEFFSSYDEAPVLRIETDELNFIRKREDLELVVGMINSALKHKTLEKPPPFPLEGGK